The Marivirga salinae DNA window GGCATCATAGTTTACCCCATCTCCTTGAATCACTCTTACTTGAGGTGGAAGTACCTTAAATCCCTTTTCATTTATGGTATAGCCAAACTTTTCAAATAGGATATCGAAAATTCTCAATAGGGTCTTAATTGGATCACCACTGTCTGGTCTGATGACCAATACACCTTCCCTTTCCATTATCTGGGTTTTCAAATCTTCGCCCCAATATTCTTCACAAGCCTTGAAAATATTGTAACTATCGGAAACACAGGCTACTATTCCTGTTGGAAAGCTGTTTAGCACATGCTTGAAGATGTCGAGTTCTCCTTTCTCTCCTAATAATGTGCAAATACTATGTTCTGTAGCGGGTACACTTTTACCGTAAATTGTAGAAGTATTGTAATATTTTTGCGCCAGCACAGATCCAATGATTGTATCACTTCCTTGAAAGTTTACCAAGTGAGCACTACCGCCTAATCCTGCACTTTCAACACTGCTGACTCCCCGCAAGCCAAAATCATTTAATACATAATCAATACCTGCCTCAGCCCCATTGCTTGCTGTTTCCCTATAGAAATTGGTCAAAACCTTTTTAATTTCTTTGCTAATTGTGGCAACAGTTATAGGATACCATACCTGCATGAGTAATGATTCCAAAAAGTTGGTTAACCAAAAACAATTGGGATCTGTATTTTCAATAGTCAAGAGTACATTGCTTACAGGAACTTCCGTACCCTCAGGAACTGCTTTTATTCTTATGGGCAGTTTTCCATCATATTCATCTAATATGTATTGGAATTTGCTTGGGTCGAAAACATCATCCCTACCAAAAACTTCTTTTAAAATAGGAATTGCCTCATCCAAATCTTGTTGAGTAAAAGCTATTCCTTCTAAATATTCTTTTATGAAATATTGAAGTTCATAGAAGACAGTAGAGTTAAATTTCCCACCTCTACTTTCCAAATAGCTATATACTTTATTTGTGCCTGGGTAATATAACTTGTGGTGGGAATATTTGTAGGCATCTGCTAATAATATTAAGTTATTTCTATTCATGGCTTTATTATTTAATGGTGAATATTATTTTTTCAAGAGGAACTGAAATAGTGCTATATGCTCCTCAGTTATTGTTTTATCCTTTATCATTTGAAATAAGTCATTGACTTTTATCCATTCCAGATGCTCTATGTCGTCTAAAGGAATAGGATTTCCAGATTGATGATCACAGCTAAATAAAGTGGTGATAATTTTATCAGCTTCATTTCTGTACCGCCAATCGTTAATCTTGAGTGAGGTTTCGTATTTTAAATTACTGACCTCTATTGGTCCGCATTCCTCAGTTAGCTCTCTTTTTGCAGCTTCTTCAAAACTGGAATCCTCAGCATCGGCAAAACCACCAATAAGTCTCCATTTTTTGTTGATTACCTTCTGCCCCAGCAAAATTTCAGTTCTGTTATTTCTAAAGACAGCAACATCAACAGTCGGATAAACTTTTGTGTACTGATTGTGATAGGCATATAAAATACCTGCCCTGAAATCTTCTGAATTTGTAACTCTATCAGCATATTGTTTTCGGATATCTGTAGAGTTATAATCACCATGCTGTGGTAATTCTGCTGTTTCATATTTTCCGCTGTAATAGGAAATGAAACTGTCCCTACTTCCGTATAAAATGAATCCTTCGGTAGTGAAAGTATTCTTTAGCAAAGTATCCAGATTTTGCGACCAAACATTATCATCAGGATGATCAGATAAGGGAAGTACAATTACTTCAGGATAGCTGGCTTTTATCATTTTTTCCCTGGTATAATAATCATAAGGATTTCGTTTGCTACCAGCAATTGGTGAAATACCCAAAATGATAATGAGCTTATTGTGATTAGCTTTTACGGATTGAATTAATTCAGTATGACCGCTATGTAAATACGGGGTCTGAAATCTTGCTATTATTACTGCTGTCTTCATTTCTAATTGCGTTTAATATACGCAAATATAAATAAGTGTAATTAATACACAAAATATTTCATGTAATTTTTACGCAAATAGTAAAATAAATTTATACAGCTTTAATTTTCAGTGGGTTATATTTCGAAGTTTATGCCTTCTTTTTTGAGTTGAAAGTACTTCTCCTGATTAAATTGAAACAAATTACCAGGTCTGCCAGCACCTGATAAGTTTTGCTTTTCTTTGGTTTCTTCTAAGAAACCGAATTTCATGATCTTTTTTTTGAAGTTTCTTCTATCCAATGGTCGATCCAATACTGTCATATACAGTTTTTCTAATTCTGAAAAAGGGAATTTTTCATCTAGGAGTTCAAATCCAATAGGTTCATAGGTGATTTTACCTTTAAGCCTTTTGATGGCTTCGGAAATAATTTCATTATGATCGAAAGCTAATGTTGGAAGTCTTTTAACTTCAAACCAAGCAACATCACTTGCATCAGTTGCAGCTTTAAGTTTAAAAATATCAGGTTTAACCAATCC harbors:
- a CDS encoding NUDIX domain-containing protein, which gives rise to MKTAVIIARFQTPYLHSGHTELIQSVKANHNKLIIILGISPIAGSKRNPYDYYTREKMIKASYPEVIVLPLSDHPDDNVWSQNLDTLLKNTFTTEGFILYGSRDSFISYYSGKYETAELPQHGDYNSTDIRKQYADRVTNSEDFRAGILYAYHNQYTKVYPTVDVAVFRNNRTEILLGQKVINKKWRLIGGFADAEDSSFEEAAKRELTEECGPIEVSNLKYETSLKINDWRYRNEADKIITTLFSCDHQSGNPIPLDDIEHLEWIKVNDLFQMIKDKTITEEHIALFQFLLKK
- a CDS encoding nicotinate phosphoribosyltransferase, producing MNRNNLILLADAYKYSHHKLYYPGTNKVYSYLESRGGKFNSTVFYELQYFIKEYLEGIAFTQQDLDEAIPILKEVFGRDDVFDPSKFQYILDEYDGKLPIRIKAVPEGTEVPVSNVLLTIENTDPNCFWLTNFLESLLMQVWYPITVATISKEIKKVLTNFYRETASNGAEAGIDYVLNDFGLRGVSSVESAGLGGSAHLVNFQGSDTIIGSVLAQKYYNTSTIYGKSVPATEHSICTLLGEKGELDIFKHVLNSFPTGIVACVSDSYNIFKACEEYWGEDLKTQIMEREGVLVIRPDSGDPIKTLLRIFDILFEKFGYTINEKGFKVLPPQVRVIQGDGVNYDAIKDIFQALKENQISAENLVLGMGGALLQKLDRDTQKFALKCSYAEISGEGVIVKKNPTEMDENGNITESFKKSKGGRLKLIKSEGAFKTVNEHEYPEIKDELVTVFENGEIIQDWTFEQVRANANNTFNDKLYDIKSNMQSIK
- a CDS encoding NUDIX hydrolase, which produces MTITQNIKVAVDAVVFGYNSTDGLSILLIKRKSDTFHGTWALPGGLVHEGESLEQAVTRELNEETGVSINYLEQLYTFGKPERDPRNRVVSVAYYGLVKPDIFKLKAATDASDVAWFEVKRLPTLAFDHNEIISEAIKRLKGKITYEPIGFELLDEKFPFSELEKLYMTVLDRPLDRRNFKKKIMKFGFLEETKEKQNLSGAGRPGNLFQFNQEKYFQLKKEGINFEI